From a single Triplophysa rosa linkage group LG1, Trosa_1v2, whole genome shotgun sequence genomic region:
- the LOC130557816 gene encoding E3 SUMO-protein ligase ZBED1-like isoform X1, with protein MTTDSGSNMIKALQLNNWKNLGCFGHRLHNAIERSVQNETRISRATGVCKKIVSTFSYSWKKQKALMSAQIERGLPSHKLITESATRWGSRLQMIERVLEQEKAITQVLAADKKTRHLVPTWQDIMALESVTAALKPLQDFTDALSGEAYVSVSYLKPVIHLLNTEILNPKEGDTELTQEIKTKVLDYLNSKYTDPATDELLTMATFLDPRFKTMYLSPEKLEEIKVRAASETEALLEENPALVLVESSLVEDQPEREGETATAPLPSAKKPKKSLGSFFKTSSASASCSQKQIIEQELNSYILAMTPDGETDPLEWWRFHGSHFPHVSCLAKKYLCIPATSSPSERAFSTGGNVVTCSRAALKPEMVNRLVFLAQNL; from the exons ATGACGACCGACAGTGGATCAAACATGATCAAAGCACTGCAGCTGAACAACTGGAAAAACCTTGGGTGTTTCGGACACAGGCTGCACAATGCCATTG AGAGGAGTGTTCAAAACGAAACCCGGATTTCTCGAGCCACAGGGGTGTGCAAGAAGATAGTAAGCACATTTTCTTACAGCTGGAAAAAACAGAAGGCCCTGATGAGTGCACAGATTGAAAGAGGCCTGCCCTCACACAAGCTCATCACAGAATCTGCAACAAGGTGGGGATCTCGTCTGCAGATGATTGAAAGAGTCCTGGAACAGGAGAAAGCAATTACACAAGTCCTGGCAGCAGACAAAAAGACACGGCACCTTGTACCTACGTGGCAAGACATCATGGCCTTGGAGTCGGTCACAGCAGCACTGAAGCCACTCCAAGATTTTACAGATGCCCTGTCAGGAGAAGCATATGTCAGTGTGTCCTATTTGAAGCCTGTCATCCATCTGTTAAATACAGAGATTCTGAATCCAAAAGAGGGTGATACCGAACTGACCCAAGAGATCAAAACTAAGGTTCTTGATTACTTGAATAGCAAGTATACTGACCCTGCAACAGATGAGCTACTCACCATGGCAACCTTTCTCGACCCAAGATTTAAAACCATGTACTTGTCCCCTGAGAAACTGGAGGAAATTAAAGTGAGAGCAGCCTCAGAGACTGAAGCCCTCCTGGAGGAGAACCCTGCCCTGGTACTGGTAGAATCATCTCTTGTAGAGGATCAACCTGAAAGGGAGGGAGAAACAGCCACTGCTCCACTACCATCAGCCAAGAAGCCCAAGAAGAGCCTTGGAAGCTTCTTTAAGACCAGCAGTGCATCGGCCTCATGTTCACAGAAGCAGATCATTGAGCAAGAGCTAAACAGCTACATTCTGGCAATGACACCAGACGGTGAGACTGATCCTTTGGAGTGGTGGCGATTTCATGGATCTCATTTCCCACATGTAAGTTGTCTGGCAAAAAAGTACTTATGTATTCCTGCCACAAGTTCGCCCTCTGAGAGGGCATTCAGCACTGGGGGCAACGTCGTCACATGTAGCAGGGCGGCACTGAAGCCAGAAATGGTCAATAGGTTGGTGTTCCTGGCACAGAACTTGTGA
- the LOC130557816 gene encoding E3 SUMO-protein ligase ZBED1-like isoform X2 gives MSAQIERGLPSHKLITESATRWGSRLQMIERVLEQEKAITQVLAADKKTRHLVPTWQDIMALESVTAALKPLQDFTDALSGEAYVSVSYLKPVIHLLNTEILNPKEGDTELTQEIKTKVLDYLNSKYTDPATDELLTMATFLDPRFKTMYLSPEKLEEIKVRAASETEALLEENPALVLVESSLVEDQPEREGETATAPLPSAKKPKKSLGSFFKTSSASASCSQKQIIEQELNSYILAMTPDGETDPLEWWRFHGSHFPHVSCLAKKYLCIPATSSPSERAFSTGGNVVTCSRAALKPEMVNRLVFLAQNL, from the coding sequence ATGAGTGCACAGATTGAAAGAGGCCTGCCCTCACACAAGCTCATCACAGAATCTGCAACAAGGTGGGGATCTCGTCTGCAGATGATTGAAAGAGTCCTGGAACAGGAGAAAGCAATTACACAAGTCCTGGCAGCAGACAAAAAGACACGGCACCTTGTACCTACGTGGCAAGACATCATGGCCTTGGAGTCGGTCACAGCAGCACTGAAGCCACTCCAAGATTTTACAGATGCCCTGTCAGGAGAAGCATATGTCAGTGTGTCCTATTTGAAGCCTGTCATCCATCTGTTAAATACAGAGATTCTGAATCCAAAAGAGGGTGATACCGAACTGACCCAAGAGATCAAAACTAAGGTTCTTGATTACTTGAATAGCAAGTATACTGACCCTGCAACAGATGAGCTACTCACCATGGCAACCTTTCTCGACCCAAGATTTAAAACCATGTACTTGTCCCCTGAGAAACTGGAGGAAATTAAAGTGAGAGCAGCCTCAGAGACTGAAGCCCTCCTGGAGGAGAACCCTGCCCTGGTACTGGTAGAATCATCTCTTGTAGAGGATCAACCTGAAAGGGAGGGAGAAACAGCCACTGCTCCACTACCATCAGCCAAGAAGCCCAAGAAGAGCCTTGGAAGCTTCTTTAAGACCAGCAGTGCATCGGCCTCATGTTCACAGAAGCAGATCATTGAGCAAGAGCTAAACAGCTACATTCTGGCAATGACACCAGACGGTGAGACTGATCCTTTGGAGTGGTGGCGATTTCATGGATCTCATTTCCCACATGTAAGTTGTCTGGCAAAAAAGTACTTATGTATTCCTGCCACAAGTTCGCCCTCTGAGAGGGCATTCAGCACTGGGGGCAACGTCGTCACATGTAGCAGGGCGGCACTGAAGCCAGAAATGGTCAATAGGTTGGTGTTCCTGGCACAGAACTTGTGA